A DNA window from Amycolatopsis sp. DSM 110486 contains the following coding sequences:
- a CDS encoding metalloregulator ArsR/SmtB family transcription factor translates to MEDIEAIAMLQDPIRRRLYDYVAAQDHEVSRNEAAESAGIQRTLAAFHLDKLVDAGLLETESRRLSGRAGPGAGRPAKLYRRSGAERQFSVPPRDYRTPADLLAEVAEAARLDTELQAAARREGRAARAAAPVDGLDAAKALLTARGYEPRLDDDGDALRLANCPFHVLSERHPVLVCGMNLALLEGLLEGAKGLRARMDPRPGMCCVVVELSKNNVS, encoded by the coding sequence GTGGAGGACATCGAAGCGATCGCCATGCTGCAGGACCCCATCCGGCGGCGGTTGTATGACTACGTGGCAGCCCAGGACCACGAGGTGAGCCGGAACGAGGCTGCGGAGAGCGCCGGGATCCAGCGCACGCTTGCCGCGTTCCATCTGGACAAGCTCGTGGATGCGGGGCTGCTGGAGACCGAAAGCAGGCGACTGAGCGGGCGCGCTGGCCCCGGCGCCGGGCGGCCGGCCAAGCTCTACCGCAGGTCCGGTGCCGAGCGCCAGTTCTCGGTTCCCCCACGCGATTACCGCACCCCCGCCGATCTGCTGGCCGAGGTCGCCGAGGCCGCCCGCCTGGACACCGAGTTGCAGGCCGCCGCTCGTCGGGAGGGGCGGGCCGCTCGTGCCGCCGCGCCGGTCGACGGTCTCGACGCAGCGAAGGCTCTGCTGACCGCTCGCGGCTATGAGCCTCGCTTGGACGACGACGGGGACGCCCTGCGCCTGGCCAACTGCCCCTTCCACGTCCTCTCCGAGCGGCATCCGGTGTTGGTGTGCGGCATGAACCTGGCGCTATTGGAAGGGTTGTTGGAGGGCGCCAAAGGGCTGCGGGCCCGCATGGACCCGCGACCTGGGATGTGCTGCGTCGTCGTCGAGCTTTCTAAAAATAATGTGAGTTGA
- a CDS encoding DUF3291 domain-containing protein, with protein MTGHHLAQLNVGTLKFPLDDGRADSFTSMLDTLNEVADNAPGFIWRLVEDGGADATAIRTSLGDDVLVNMSVWESRDALWDYVYRSGHLDVLRRRAEWFEPPKAPFQVMWWIPAGHIPTVEEAVERLELLREQGSTPCAFGFRDSYQPADAESAPWRPVAATVRT; from the coding sequence ATGACGGGACACCACCTCGCCCAGCTCAACGTGGGCACGTTGAAATTCCCCCTCGACGACGGCCGCGCGGACAGCTTCACGTCCATGCTCGACACACTGAACGAGGTCGCCGACAACGCGCCCGGCTTCATCTGGCGACTGGTTGAGGACGGCGGCGCCGACGCCACCGCGATCCGGACGTCGCTGGGCGACGACGTTTTGGTGAACATGTCCGTCTGGGAGAGCCGGGACGCCCTGTGGGACTACGTCTACCGCAGCGGCCACCTGGACGTGCTGCGCCGTCGTGCGGAGTGGTTCGAACCTCCGAAGGCGCCGTTCCAGGTGATGTGGTGGATCCCCGCCGGGCACATTCCCACCGTCGAGGAGGCCGTCGAGCGCCTGGAACTGTTACGCGAGCAGGGCTCCACGCCTTGCGCCTTCGGTTTCAGGGACAGCTACCAGCCCGCGGACGCCGAGTCGGCGCCGTGGCGACCAGTGGCCGCCACAGTCAGGACGTAG
- a CDS encoding YbaB/EbfC family nucleoid-associated protein: MGVNNRMSDPISDKAENAEARVDQLVAQAKQKAQRYRAMQQAVEQVVVSAASKDGTATVTVDSAGNVTDLRITDRVREMSGDQVAKAVLSALRTAQSKLPDRLSEVMADTIGDDPQTRDTIVGSYRAKFPEPEPERDETPPAPTSRIGRLADEPEAAPPPSPLRPPAPPLRPPAPPLRPPAPPDDDDDGWGGPVMIRE, from the coding sequence ATGGGGGTGAACAACCGGATGAGCGACCCAATATCGGACAAAGCGGAGAATGCGGAAGCCCGCGTCGACCAATTAGTCGCGCAAGCGAAGCAGAAAGCGCAGCGCTACCGCGCGATGCAGCAGGCCGTTGAGCAGGTCGTGGTGTCGGCAGCCAGCAAAGACGGCACCGCCACGGTCACCGTCGACTCCGCCGGCAACGTCACCGACCTGCGGATCACCGACCGCGTCCGGGAGATGTCCGGCGATCAGGTCGCGAAAGCGGTGCTGTCCGCGCTGCGCACCGCGCAGTCGAAGCTGCCGGACCGGCTCAGCGAGGTCATGGCGGACACCATCGGCGACGATCCGCAGACCCGCGACACCATCGTCGGCAGCTACCGGGCGAAGTTCCCGGAGCCGGAACCCGAGCGGGACGAAACTCCGCCGGCGCCGACCAGCCGGATCGGGCGGCTCGCCGACGAACCCGAGGCCGCGCCGCCGCCATCGCCGCTGCGCCCGCCGGCCCCGCCGCTGCGCCCGCCGGCCCCGCCGCTGCGCCCGCCGGCCCCGCCCGACGATGACGACGACGGCTGGGGCGGCCCGGTCATGATCCGCGAATAG
- a CDS encoding type VII secretion target: MPDGATNGGGYQVRPDELLAHAKAVEQVGQTLGQALAAAEQVTMGVQAYGLICGPLFVPMVLAVSTPGLITLGAAQQAMGTLSQSIQQAAKTYQDTEQAHSQRITSLGKDLP, translated from the coding sequence ATGCCGGACGGTGCGACCAATGGCGGCGGCTACCAAGTCCGCCCGGACGAACTGCTCGCCCACGCGAAAGCGGTCGAGCAGGTCGGGCAGACATTGGGCCAGGCGCTCGCCGCGGCCGAGCAGGTCACCATGGGCGTGCAGGCGTACGGCCTGATCTGCGGCCCGCTCTTCGTGCCGATGGTGCTCGCGGTCAGCACTCCCGGCCTGATCACCCTCGGCGCCGCGCAGCAGGCCATGGGCACGCTGTCGCAGTCGATCCAGCAGGCGGCGAAGACCTACCAGGACACCGAACAGGCGCACTCGCAGCGGATCACCAGCCTCGGCAAGGACCTGCCGTGA
- a CDS encoding RHS repeat-associated core domain-containing protein, translating into MSNPLVAAKQDSTTWHTGINVLDDAIGAYDGIKSGSWIEGGIAALGTAMDLLTIAMNPVGTLISYGLNWLIEHVQPLQDALNQLAGDADQITAYSQTWGNIAKAVEKAAKDLGDSVQKDTAHWIGQAADAYRANVKNKIDHLNAAATCASGISIVVQIVGVITAAVRAMVRDMITQAVGDFIQDALEEVCSLGLGTPVVVAQVVEQVSAWIEKIGALIKKLINSVEKLRPLMSKLEEIFAAVKKVMSELHGRPGEDGTHVSSAEPGHSGPHEPGAPHDGTPHDDTSPSSTPEPDGSVPDGTPPGNHGADPNAPGSHDPEAAGGQKSEGTGGCDGKGGDPVDAVSGQMITAGTDVELPGLLPLVLNRAYASGYADGRSFGPGWASTLDERLVLTDDFVRYYGTDAEVLSYIHPARDGSPVLPSFGARWPLSWDAAAETYLLVDQESGWTRRFAAHPTAPREWQISSLSDRSGHRVDYLRDETGRPLTVTHSGGYRVGVDTVDGADGLRIAGYRLLGGAEHGEDVPIVSFRYDRRGRLSGIVNSTGAPYQYDYDDADRIVAWTDRTGYRYEYEYGPDGRVVRGAGLDGYLDATFDYDLAGRVTVVTDSLGRRTEYHYDEHNHITAVVDPNGGVERPEFDRFHRLLSLTDKNGAVTRYERDENGDPTRIGYPDGTALAIEYDPRWRLPVTVTQPNGAVWRHTYDDAGRIVSTVDPLGAVATSELDERGHLAATVEPDGARWTYTSNDVGRPLSITSPDGETTTFRLDGFGRAIEATDPRGRSTRYGWTREGALAWRVAANGDREERFYDLEGSLVRARSATGATTVFERGPFGLLAARTGQDGIRHTFTHDTELRLTGVRNPAGQTWSYRYDPAGNLIGEQDFTGRALEYRVDAMGAMISRAEAGGAVTELTRDVRGRVSRETFGETTIAYEYDEGGRLRRVADGAVEVTYERDLLGRPVAESVNGRVLRNEYDSTGRRVRRITPSGVEARWQYDEMRRETAMAGTAGTVALEYRDGREVLRRLGENASLAQTHDELGRLTGQTLVSAGGPNRALQERSFRYRADGQVLAIDDRVHGARVFQLTPGGRVTGVQAATWTEQYAYDTLGNLVSAQPGPSTEDASDVAGPRAVEGMLLRSAGRTSYSYDASGRLVREIRRGLSGQRRIREYAWNDRDQLIGVTTPDGTRWRYRYDPFGRRIAKQRLAPDGSIAEETTFSWDGTVLAEAAHTVDRRTTVTSWDYRGGSAEPIAQTTRSWLADAPTAVIDTRFHAIVADLIGAPTELVDATGRVAWYRTSGLWGNTIAMSTSDGTGCPLRFPGQYYDDETGLHYNVHRYYDPHTARYLSPDPIGLAPSANHYTYVPNPLAVADPLGLAGYKDPANGQWAHDPALPPADHIHNRGTEYPGDYLQSTHDAMATKWTVEGRALGDVPRDASNARIPHDQLNWVDRAGQPIPYYDANGKRNLTYEHVPPVVEHWRDEGHNMTAAERKAWYNNTDDMEAMGKSQNSSEGGKLTERYAATEPGPRHPCTLH; encoded by the coding sequence GTGAGCAATCCGCTGGTCGCCGCCAAACAGGACTCGACGACCTGGCACACCGGCATCAACGTCCTCGACGACGCGATCGGCGCCTACGACGGCATCAAGTCCGGTTCGTGGATCGAGGGCGGCATCGCCGCGCTCGGCACCGCGATGGACCTGCTGACCATCGCGATGAACCCCGTCGGCACGCTCATCTCCTACGGCCTCAACTGGCTGATCGAGCACGTCCAGCCGTTGCAGGACGCGCTGAACCAGCTGGCCGGCGACGCCGACCAGATCACCGCCTACTCGCAAACCTGGGGCAACATCGCGAAGGCCGTGGAAAAAGCGGCCAAAGACCTCGGCGACAGCGTGCAGAAGGACACCGCGCACTGGATCGGCCAGGCCGCGGACGCCTACCGCGCGAACGTCAAGAACAAGATCGACCACCTCAACGCGGCCGCGACCTGCGCGAGCGGGATCAGCATCGTGGTTCAGATCGTCGGGGTGATCACCGCCGCGGTGCGCGCCATGGTCCGCGACATGATCACCCAGGCGGTCGGCGATTTCATCCAGGACGCACTGGAGGAGGTCTGCTCGCTCGGGCTCGGCACGCCGGTCGTGGTGGCGCAGGTGGTCGAGCAGGTTTCGGCGTGGATCGAGAAGATCGGCGCGCTGATCAAGAAGCTGATCAACTCGGTCGAGAAGCTGCGGCCGCTGATGTCGAAGCTCGAAGAGATCTTCGCCGCGGTCAAGAAGGTGATGTCCGAGCTGCACGGACGTCCCGGCGAAGACGGCACGCACGTCTCGTCGGCCGAACCCGGCCATTCCGGCCCGCACGAACCCGGCGCCCCGCACGACGGCACCCCGCACGATGACACCTCGCCTTCGTCCACGCCGGAGCCGGACGGCAGCGTCCCCGACGGCACGCCGCCCGGAAACCACGGCGCCGACCCGAACGCGCCCGGTAGCCACGATCCGGAGGCGGCCGGCGGGCAGAAGTCCGAGGGAACCGGCGGCTGCGACGGCAAGGGCGGCGACCCGGTCGACGCGGTGTCCGGCCAGATGATCACCGCGGGTACCGACGTCGAGCTACCCGGGTTGCTGCCGCTGGTGCTGAACCGCGCGTACGCCTCCGGCTACGCCGACGGCCGTTCCTTCGGCCCCGGCTGGGCGTCCACATTGGACGAACGCCTGGTGCTGACCGACGACTTCGTCCGGTACTACGGCACGGACGCGGAAGTGCTCAGCTACATCCACCCCGCCCGCGACGGCTCTCCGGTGCTGCCGAGCTTCGGCGCCCGCTGGCCGTTGAGCTGGGATGCCGCGGCGGAAACCTACCTGCTCGTCGACCAGGAATCCGGCTGGACCCGCCGGTTCGCCGCGCACCCCACGGCGCCGAGGGAGTGGCAGATCAGCTCGCTGTCGGACCGCAGCGGGCACCGCGTCGACTACCTGCGCGACGAAACCGGCCGTCCGCTCACGGTCACGCATTCCGGCGGCTACCGGGTCGGCGTCGACACCGTCGACGGCGCGGACGGCCTCCGCATCGCCGGATACCGCCTGCTCGGCGGCGCCGAACACGGCGAAGACGTGCCGATCGTGTCGTTCCGCTACGACCGGCGCGGCCGGCTGTCCGGCATCGTGAACTCGACCGGCGCGCCTTACCAGTACGACTACGACGACGCGGACCGGATCGTCGCCTGGACCGACCGAACCGGCTACCGCTACGAGTACGAATACGGCCCGGACGGACGCGTCGTCCGCGGCGCCGGCCTCGACGGCTACCTCGACGCGACCTTCGACTACGACCTGGCCGGCCGGGTCACCGTCGTCACCGACAGCCTCGGCCGGCGCACCGAGTACCACTACGACGAGCACAACCACATCACCGCGGTGGTCGACCCGAACGGCGGGGTCGAACGCCCTGAGTTCGACCGGTTCCACCGTCTGCTGTCGCTCACGGACAAAAACGGTGCGGTCACCCGCTACGAACGTGACGAGAACGGCGACCCGACGCGGATCGGCTACCCCGACGGCACCGCGCTCGCCATCGAGTACGACCCGCGCTGGCGGCTGCCGGTCACCGTGACTCAGCCGAACGGCGCGGTCTGGCGGCACACCTACGACGACGCCGGCCGCATCGTGTCCACAGTGGATCCGCTAGGCGCGGTTGCGACCAGCGAACTGGACGAGCGAGGCCACCTGGCCGCCACCGTCGAACCGGACGGCGCCCGCTGGACGTACACCAGCAACGACGTCGGCCGCCCGCTGTCGATCACCTCGCCGGACGGCGAAACCACCACGTTCCGGCTCGACGGCTTCGGCCGGGCGATCGAAGCGACCGACCCGCGAGGTCGCAGCACCCGGTACGGCTGGACCCGCGAAGGCGCGCTGGCCTGGCGCGTCGCCGCCAACGGCGACCGCGAGGAACGGTTCTACGACCTCGAAGGCAGCTTGGTCCGAGCTCGCTCGGCCACCGGCGCGACCACGGTTTTCGAACGCGGCCCGTTCGGCCTGCTCGCCGCGCGCACCGGCCAGGACGGCATCAGGCACACCTTCACCCACGACACCGAACTGCGGCTCACCGGCGTCCGCAACCCGGCCGGGCAAACCTGGTCCTACCGCTACGATCCGGCCGGAAACCTGATCGGTGAACAGGATTTCACCGGCCGCGCGCTCGAATACCGGGTCGACGCGATGGGCGCGATGATCTCGCGCGCCGAAGCGGGCGGCGCGGTGACCGAACTGACCCGCGACGTCCGCGGCCGGGTGTCCCGGGAGACCTTCGGCGAAACGACCATCGCCTACGAGTACGACGAAGGCGGCCGGCTGCGCCGGGTCGCCGACGGCGCTGTCGAAGTGACCTACGAACGCGACCTGCTCGGCCGCCCGGTCGCCGAATCCGTCAACGGCCGCGTGCTGCGCAACGAATACGACTCGACCGGCCGCCGCGTCCGCCGGATCACCCCGTCCGGGGTCGAAGCACGGTGGCAGTACGACGAAATGCGCCGGGAAACCGCGATGGCCGGGACCGCCGGAACGGTCGCGTTGGAGTACCGGGACGGCCGGGAAGTACTCCGCCGCCTCGGCGAAAACGCGAGCCTGGCCCAGACGCACGACGAACTGGGCCGCCTCACCGGTCAAACGCTCGTGTCCGCCGGGGGACCGAATCGCGCGCTCCAGGAACGCAGTTTCCGCTACCGCGCCGACGGTCAGGTGCTCGCGATCGACGACCGGGTGCACGGCGCCCGCGTCTTCCAGCTCACCCCGGGCGGGCGCGTCACCGGCGTGCAGGCCGCCACCTGGACCGAGCAGTACGCCTACGACACACTGGGAAACCTGGTCTCCGCGCAACCAGGTCCGTCCACGGAGGATGCTTCCGACGTGGCCGGCCCCCGCGCGGTCGAAGGAATGCTGCTGCGCAGCGCGGGCCGGACTTCCTACTCCTACGACGCTTCCGGCCGGCTCGTCCGCGAAATCCGCCGCGGCCTCTCCGGTCAACGCCGAATCCGCGAGTACGCGTGGAACGACCGCGACCAGCTGATCGGCGTCACCACCCCGGACGGCACCCGCTGGCGCTACCGCTACGACCCGTTCGGCCGCCGGATCGCCAAACAGCGCCTCGCGCCCGACGGCAGCATCGCCGAAGAAACCACGTTCTCCTGGGACGGCACCGTCCTGGCCGAAGCCGCCCACACCGTCGACCGCCGCACCACCGTCACGTCCTGGGACTACCGCGGAGGCTCGGCCGAACCCATCGCGCAAACCACCCGCTCCTGGCTGGCCGACGCACCCACCGCGGTCATCGACACCCGCTTCCACGCCATCGTCGCCGACCTGATCGGCGCGCCGACCGAACTGGTCGACGCGACCGGCCGGGTCGCCTGGTACCGGACAAGCGGCCTGTGGGGCAACACCATCGCGATGTCCACTTCGGACGGAACCGGCTGCCCGCTCCGCTTCCCAGGCCAGTACTACGACGACGAAACCGGACTGCACTACAACGTCCACCGCTACTACGACCCGCACACCGCGCGGTACCTGTCGCCGGACCCGATCGGACTGGCCCCGTCCGCGAACCACTACACCTACGTCCCGAACCCGCTGGCGGTAGCCGACCCGCTGGGCCTGGCCGGCTACAAGGACCCGGCGAACGGCCAGTGGGCACACGACCCCGCGCTGCCGCCCGCCGACCACATTCACAACCGTGGCACCGAATACCCCGGCGACTACTTGCAGTCCACCCACGACGCGATGGCGACGAAGTGGACCGTGGAGGGCCGTGCCCTCGGCGACGTCCCGCGGGATGCGAGCAACGCCCGCATTCCACACGACCAGCTCAATTGGGTGGACCGCGCCGGTCAACCGATCCCCTACTACGACGCCAACGGCAAGCGAAATCTGACCTACGAGCACGTTCCGCCGGTAGTGGAGCACTGGCGCGACGAGGGCCACAACATGACCGCCGCGGAACGCAAGGCCTGGTACAACAACACCGACGACATGGAAGCCATGGGCAAATCGCAGAACTCGTCCGAAGGCGGGAAGCTCACCGAGCGCTACGCGGCCACGGAGCCGGGACCTCGGCATCCGTGTACCTTGCACTGA
- a CDS encoding NUDIX pyrophosphatase, with protein MPLTAPRDARSVARSVMGDQGTTYAAFIQSELKLEGDPGAAAGRTLVMNGRAAFQVLVLPYRQTGQGTEFALFRRADADYWQGVAGGGEAGESPLQAARRETAEEAGLVGDCEFVGLDARATIPVVYVTGEFTWGPDVLVIPEYAFGVRVEDTEVILSHEHTDYGWFSLDKAAKAVQWDSNRTALWELDHRLRHGLVHRVA; from the coding sequence ATGCCGCTGACCGCGCCGCGCGACGCACGCTCGGTAGCTCGTTCAGTCATGGGAGACCAGGGAACCACGTACGCGGCGTTCATACAGAGCGAGCTCAAGCTGGAGGGCGATCCTGGTGCTGCGGCTGGGAGGACCTTGGTCATGAACGGCCGTGCTGCGTTTCAGGTTTTGGTGCTGCCCTACCGGCAGACGGGCCAGGGCACGGAGTTCGCGTTGTTCCGGCGGGCTGATGCCGACTATTGGCAGGGTGTGGCCGGCGGTGGCGAAGCGGGCGAGTCCCCGCTGCAGGCGGCGCGGCGGGAAACCGCCGAGGAAGCCGGCTTGGTCGGTGACTGCGAGTTCGTCGGGCTGGATGCGCGCGCCACGATCCCAGTTGTCTACGTGACCGGGGAGTTCACCTGGGGACCGGACGTGCTGGTGATCCCGGAGTACGCGTTCGGTGTCCGAGTGGAGGACACCGAGGTGATCTTGTCGCACGAGCACACCGATTACGGCTGGTTCAGCCTCGACAAGGCAGCGAAGGCCGTGCAGTGGGATTCCAACCGCACCGCGCTGTGGGAACTGGACCACCGGCTGCGCCACGGCCTCGTTCACCGCGTCGCCTGA
- a CDS encoding peptidase inhibitor family I36 protein yields MSPRARGHFSEQGRILLRNIGKVLARTSVAVGASVVLAATTVSTAHAAARDGHCDAGEFCLYWGNERTESLSDFTGSISNYGDSQPTCYEFKGAGRGINTCVKNNAISAWNRTKYKVTVYYNSGYGGAEMTYYPGTWGNFVPELLNNNASHLFRSL; encoded by the coding sequence ATGTCCCCACGTGCCAGGGGACATTTCAGCGAACAGGGGAGGATTCTGTTGAGGAACATCGGAAAGGTCCTTGCTCGGACCTCGGTCGCCGTCGGGGCCAGCGTCGTTCTCGCGGCCACGACAGTCAGCACGGCTCATGCAGCGGCTCGTGACGGACACTGTGACGCGGGGGAATTCTGCCTCTACTGGGGGAATGAGCGGACGGAGTCGTTGTCGGACTTCACCGGCTCGATCTCAAACTACGGCGACTCCCAGCCGACCTGCTACGAGTTCAAGGGAGCCGGCCGGGGGATCAACACCTGCGTCAAGAACAACGCCATCTCCGCGTGGAACCGCACCAAATACAAGGTCACGGTGTACTACAACAGCGGTTACGGCGGCGCCGAAATGACCTACTACCCCGGCACTTGGGGCAACTTCGTTCCCGAGCTGCTGAACAACAACGCCAGCCACCTGTTCCGGTCGCTGTAA
- a CDS encoding multicopper oxidase domain-containing protein, which translates to MAATRRRFLLGGALAGTAGLALGARALPPSSEEPVTPAGPHAGGHAGGHGGGVNGPMFRQGSTVDHRANGFYPSEVLRDFDYGRVSRTDRGRPLREWEIFASDEDVEVAPGVRFPAWTFNARVPGPTLRCQQGDLLRVRFTNGSAHPHTMHFHGIHPAEMDGVPNIGPGVIEPGHSVVYEFDAQPFGLHLYHCHVGPLAEHIARGMYGTFIVDPPQPRPPADELVMVMHGYNTTFDGQGNQLYAVNGIPFHYMHEPIRVRRGELVRIYLVNILEYDPINSFHLHGNFFDYYPTGTRLEPSEYTDTVVQAQGQRGICELRFPHTGKFMFHAHKTEFAELGWMGFFEVTE; encoded by the coding sequence ATGGCCGCGACGCGACGCCGGTTCCTGCTGGGAGGTGCCCTGGCCGGCACCGCCGGCCTCGCGCTTGGTGCGCGCGCCCTGCCCCCATCGTCCGAGGAGCCGGTCACTCCGGCCGGCCCGCATGCGGGCGGGCATGCGGGCGGGCACGGCGGCGGCGTGAACGGTCCGATGTTCCGCCAGGGCAGCACCGTCGACCATCGGGCGAACGGCTTCTACCCCAGCGAGGTCCTGCGCGACTTCGACTACGGCCGCGTCTCGCGGACCGACCGGGGCCGCCCGCTGCGGGAGTGGGAGATCTTCGCCAGTGACGAGGACGTGGAGGTCGCGCCCGGTGTCCGGTTCCCGGCCTGGACGTTCAACGCACGGGTGCCCGGTCCGACGTTGCGCTGCCAGCAGGGCGATCTGCTGCGGGTGCGGTTCACCAACGGCTCGGCCCACCCCCACACGATGCACTTCCACGGTATCCACCCGGCCGAGATGGACGGGGTCCCCAACATCGGGCCCGGGGTCATCGAGCCCGGGCACAGCGTGGTGTACGAGTTCGACGCTCAGCCGTTCGGGCTGCACCTCTACCACTGTCACGTGGGTCCGCTGGCCGAGCACATCGCCCGCGGCATGTACGGCACCTTCATCGTCGACCCGCCCCAGCCGCGTCCGCCGGCCGATGAGCTGGTCATGGTGATGCACGGCTACAACACGACCTTCGACGGGCAGGGCAATCAGCTCTACGCGGTAAACGGCATCCCGTTCCACTACATGCACGAGCCGATCCGGGTCCGGCGCGGCGAGCTGGTCCGGATCTACCTGGTCAACATCCTCGAATACGACCCGATCAACAGCTTCCACCTGCACGGCAACTTCTTCGACTACTACCCGACCGGCACCCGCCTCGAACCCTCCGAGTACACCGACACCGTCGTTCAGGCCCAGGGCCAGCGCGGAATCTGTGAGCTGCGATTCCCCCACACCGGGAAGTTCATGTTCCACGCGCACAAAACGGAGTTCGCCGAACTCGGCTGGATGGGTTTCTTCGAGGTGACCGAATGA
- a CDS encoding ZIP family metal transporter, which translates to MTDGRTAGLRAWLPAIAGVVLVGIALAALAVLGGRSLPERTGPPIEQLIVEHTQLTPGAIELTLRNTGPDPVQVAQVFVNDTYVDFTGGTGPIQRLGTDTLRLTYPWQNGQPYTVAMLTSTGLAIEHEIPAAVSTPPANGGFFAVMALLGTYVGIIPVVLGMLFLPVLRRIGARGMRLLLALTVGLLAFLAVDATLEGVELAGRGGGAFGGPALVVLGAVLAFLALTAVDHRLKAGRREEEPARATGTRLAVMIAIGVGLHNLGEGLAIGAAYTVGELALGTALVVGFTIQNTTEGLAIVAPLTEQRPPLLRLLGLGILAGAPAIAGTLVGATVRNAELSAFLLGIGVGAIAQVIIQIAPSLRDRHARMLDPTTIGGAAAGLLAMYLTGLLVTV; encoded by the coding sequence ATGACCGACGGCCGCACGGCGGGACTGCGGGCATGGCTGCCCGCGATCGCCGGTGTCGTCCTCGTCGGGATCGCCTTGGCAGCACTCGCCGTACTCGGCGGCCGGTCGCTGCCCGAACGCACCGGACCACCGATCGAGCAGCTCATCGTCGAACACACGCAGCTGACCCCGGGCGCGATCGAACTGACCCTGCGCAACACCGGCCCGGATCCGGTGCAGGTCGCGCAGGTGTTCGTCAACGACACCTACGTCGACTTCACCGGCGGGACGGGGCCTATCCAACGGCTCGGCACCGACACACTACGGCTGACCTACCCGTGGCAGAACGGACAGCCGTACACGGTCGCGATGCTGACCTCCACCGGTCTGGCGATCGAACACGAGATCCCGGCCGCGGTGAGCACCCCGCCCGCAAACGGCGGCTTCTTCGCCGTGATGGCCCTGCTGGGTACCTACGTCGGAATCATTCCCGTCGTGCTCGGCATGCTGTTCCTGCCCGTGCTGCGCCGGATCGGCGCCCGGGGAATGCGCTTGCTGCTGGCCCTGACCGTCGGGCTGCTTGCGTTTCTCGCCGTGGACGCGACGCTCGAAGGTGTCGAGCTCGCCGGGCGCGGCGGAGGCGCGTTCGGCGGTCCGGCCCTCGTCGTGCTCGGCGCCGTGCTGGCGTTCCTCGCCCTCACCGCAGTCGACCACCGACTGAAAGCCGGCCGCCGCGAAGAGGAGCCGGCACGGGCGACCGGAACCCGCCTGGCCGTCATGATCGCGATCGGAGTCGGCCTGCACAATCTCGGCGAAGGCCTCGCGATCGGCGCCGCCTACACCGTCGGCGAACTCGCCCTCGGCACCGCTCTGGTCGTCGGGTTCACCATCCAGAACACCACCGAAGGTCTCGCGATCGTCGCACCCCTGACCGAGCAACGTCCCCCGCTGCTCCGCCTGCTGGGCCTCGGCATCCTCGCCGGCGCACCAGCGATCGCCGGAACACTTGTCGGCGCCACCGTGAGAAACGCGGAACTCTCCGCGTTCCTGCTCGGCATCGGCGTCGGCGCGATCGCACAGGTCATCATCCAGATCGCCCCATCCCTGAGAGACCGACACGCCCGGATGCTCGACCCCACCACCATCGGCGGTGCCGCCGCCGGCCTGCTCGCGATGTACCTCACCGGGCTCCTCGTCACCGTCTGA